A single window of Mycosarcoma maydis chromosome 1, whole genome shotgun sequence DNA harbors:
- a CDS encoding uncharacterized protein (related to ubiquitin protein ligase e3) has translation MSFHFTGAGRARAPVTLGGTSTLSADPAGSARAQRLEREQQRRKQVASVRIQSQTRRILQSRQVRSQWQHQAQQLLEHVEAEPSALPELILGTRTLLLSLGPASRKMDESDSRLFQSWLRLVSKPTDGKHLVFLPFQNAHQIHTLADSWPSLLRLACKHALRFLATTAASRGSSASAATFPSSLDMEILAFLGLITGVNAQSPANSISSAKHDQTLADSLLSLLLDLGLHRTLRNHIISFTVQQKTTATSLSSAVSLSLAPIHSFKLAYTSSAAKVAQAATQDDAMDIDKDVQRRQSDSSALGQRALHFFAIDIMTIPALRKRLPLNAVTELAKHLPFTDLLDWITIFEPKHVRSDQVDHACPASSSAAEAAQALSQPYLLSNLLAFGSQRISFIKDGASLAKYLQALTNAQDWLPSSVFEAPPGNAGALPATSAPGTFSCSSNDRKAARSDALETYERLRILISDDHLTQILAISKRFPTSTRAPLFAFICSALSAWPTEKQDHVLNRLLYSGAEMQAANQAAKQARSIGPSGTGLIREFWRGYVRGSALARNLASAHDNTKAREILASLSRPDTGKEWPALVLVLEMLSKVLLTLGDDEFFSTVDENFGGGARSNVAWLSRDEILSISGLLRNVAFAMYWYEGKSRLVNLDGGDMGGIKVQGYTPRVPGMRMTLLSLRTLVTTLLKQLHSRDSRHRFAPTDHWLMVSHLDLNDFMRTVVLEEEQLSSEQQQQQQDEGSAGPAATTTDSLHSTASSAAPMIEDSSGDEASNDEDDDRRSRQPLARLQQLRAQGGARNRHLTALNLAFLSPRLGILNNVPFMIPFDVRVQIFRQFVNIDAVKNGIYADRYQRRRAVKIRRDHVAQDGFVSLFPLGAELKKPLEIIFVDQFGQPEAGIDGGGLFKEFLTSLVREAFDTNRGLWKATDAQELYPNPHTYATSSDQLEWYEFLGRVIGKALYEGILVDAKFAGFFLSKMLGKQSYLDDLGSIDSLDKELYKGLISLKNYQGNVEDLSLNFTVTDEEFGVSMTRELVPGGANIPVTNLNRMEYIFRISHYRLSTQIQHQCTAFFNGLADIVNPRWLRNFNREELSILISGTEDPVDIDDLRKHTVLGGYHEADLTVQHFWKVLEGFDQRMRKAFLKFVTSSPNPPLLGFSQLNPLFAIRKAGDDTSRLPTASTCVNMLKLPDYADEQTCEDKLRYAIQSEAGFDLS, from the coding sequence ATGAGCTTCCACTTTACCGGCGCAGGTCGTGCAAGAGCACCTGTCACTCTCGGTGGTACCTCAACGTTATCCGCAGACCCTGCGGGCAGTGCAAGGGCGCAACGCCTCGAACGTGAGCAGCAAAGACGTAAACAAGTGGCCTCTGTTCGAATACAATCGCAGACCCGGCGTATCTTACAGTCTCGGCAAGTCAGGTCACAATGGCAGCACCAGGCTCAGCAGCTCCTGGAACATGTTGAAGCAGAGCCGTCGGCGTTGCCAGAACTCATTCTCGGTACCCGAACCTTGCTACTCAGTCTCGGCCCGGCTTCGAGAAAGATGGACGAGTCAGATTCTCGGCTTTTTCAAAGCTGGCTTCGGCTCGTCTCCAAACCCACCGATGGCAAGCACCTTGTCTTTCTTCCATTTCAAAACGCACATCAGATCCACACGCTCGCCGACAGCTGGccctcgctgctgcgcttggccTGCAAACATGCTCTTCGGTTCCTTgccacaacagcagcatccaGAGGCagctctgcatctgcagcaacaTTCCCGTCCAGTCTAGACATGGAAATTCTCGCTTTTCTCGGCCTCATCACAGGCGTAAACGCCCAATCACCTGCCAattccatctcgtcggccAAGCATGACCAGACATTGGCCGACTCGCTTCTgtctcttcttctcgatctcggcctGCATCGCACCCTTCGTAATCACATCATCTCCTTTACCGTTCAACAAAAGACGACGGCTACAAGTCTGTCATCAGCCGTTTCGCTATCACTGGCGCCCATTCACTCCTTCAAACTCGCTTATACCTCCTCTGCGGCCAAAGTGGCACAAGCTGCAACACAGGACGATGCTATGGATATAGACAAAGATGTGCAGCGACGGCAATCAGACAGCTCTGCCCTCGGCCAGAGAGCACTGCACTTCTTTGCTATTGACATCATGACGATTCctgcgctgcgcaagcGTCTGCCTCTGAACGCCGTCACCGAACTGGCCAAGCATTTGCCTTTCACcgatctgctcgactgGATTACCATATTTGAGCCAAAACATGTACGATCcgaccaagtcgaccaTGCGTGCCCTGCCTCGAGCAgtgcagcagaggcagctcaagctctcTCTCAGCCTTACTTGCTCTCCAACCTGCTAGCATTCGGCTCTCAACGTATCTCGTTCATAAAGGACGGCGCTTCTCTGGCAAAGTACCTTCAGGCGCTCACCAATGCCCAAGACTGGCTTCCAAGCTCTGTCTTTGAAGCGCCTCCTGGCAACGCAGGCGCCCTTCCGGCCACTAGCGCGCCCGGCACATTctcttgcagcagcaatgaTCGCAAGGCTGCACGGTCAGATGCGCTCGAGACCTATGAGAGGCTGCGCATCCTCATCTCTGACGACCACCTTACCCAAAttctcgccatctcgaAGCGATTCCCCACATCTACTCGAGCGCCGCTGTTCGCCTTCATCTGCTCAGCCCTCTCTGCGTGGCCGACTGAGAAGCAGGACCACGTTCTTAACCGTCTGCTGTACTCTGGAGCAGAAATGCAAGCCGCCAACCAGGCCGCCAAGCAGGCACGATCCATCGGTCCATCGGGGACCGGCCTCATTCGAGAGTTCTGGAGAGGCTACGTTCGCGGCAGTGCGCTCGCCCGCAATTTAGCCTCCGCGCACGATAATACCAAAGCGCGTGAGATCCTTGCTTCTCTTTCGAGACCAGATACTGGCAAAGAATGGCCTGCGCTCGTTCTGGTTCTCGAGATGCTTTCCAAGGTGCTCCTCACgcttggcgatgacgagttCTTTTCGACCGTGGACGAAAATTTCGGCGGTGGCGCTCGTTCAAATGTGGCCTGGCTCTCGCGCGACGAAATCCTGAGCATCAGCGGCCTTTTGCGCAACGTAGCATTTGCTATGTATTGGTACGAGGGCAAATCTCGGCTGGTTAACCTCGACGGTGGCGATATGGGAGGCATCAAGGTTCAGGGTTACACCCCGCGAGTGCCTGGCATGCGAATGACGCTTTTGTCGCTTCGAACGCTGGTGACCACCttgctcaagcagctgcatTCGCGAGACTCGAGGCACCGCTTTGCGCCTACCGATCATTGGTTGATGGTGAgccatctcgatctcaaTGATTTCATGCGCACCGTCGtgctcgaggaggagcagctcagcagcgaacagcagcagcaacagcaggaTGAAGGGTCCGCTGGCCCCGCTGCGACTACAACCGATTCCCTGCATTCCACCGCGTCTTCAGCAGCGCCGATGATCGAGGATTCTTCCGGAGACGAGGCTTCGAacgatgaggatgacgacagGCGATCGCGCCAACCTCTAGCTCGTCTGCAACAGCTGCGCGCGCAGGGCGGCGCCCGAAACCGTCACCTCACCGCGCTCAACTTGGCCTTCCTTTCGCCACGTCTCGGCATCTTGAACAATGTGCCGTTCATGATCCCCTTTGACGTGCGCGTGCAGATCTTCCGCCAATTCGTCAATATCGATGCAGTGAAAAACGGCATCTACGCGGACCGGTaccaacgacgacgagctgtgAAAATTCGACGAGATCATGTGGCGCAGGATGGATTTGTCAGCTTGTTTCCCCTGGGTGCTGAACTCAAGAAGCCGCTCGAGATCATCTTTGTCGACCAATTCGGCCAACCGGAAGCTGGCATTGACGGCGGCGGATTGTTCAAAGAGTTTCTCACGTCGCTGGTGCGAGAAGCATTCGACACGAATCGCGGACTGTGGAAGGCAACAGATGCTCAGGAGCTGTATCCGAACCCGCACACGTACGCAACATCGTCGGACCAACTCGAGTGGTACGAATTTCTTGGGCGTGTGATTGGCAAGGCGCTGTATGAAGGCATCTTGGTCGACGCCAAATTTGccggcttcttcttgtcgaAAATGCTTGGCAAGCAGTCGTACCTTGACGACCTGGGCTCGATCGATAGCCTGGACAAGGAGCTGTACAAGGGTCTCATCTCGCTCAAAAATTACCAGGGCAATGTGGAAGACCTTTCGCTCAACTTTACTGTTACTGACGAGGAGTTTGGCGTCAGCATGACGCGCGAGCTGGTGCCTGGCGGCGCCAACATCCCTGTCACCAATCTTAACCGGATGGAGTACATCTTCCGCATCTCACACTATCGACTTTCGACGCAGATCCAGCATCAGTGCACTGCCTTCTTCAATGGTTTGGCTGACATTGTCAACCCTCGCTGGCTGCGAAACTTCAACCGCGAAGAACTGTCAATCCTGATCTCAGGCACCGAGGATCCGGTGGACATTGACGATCTGCGTAAGCACACCGTGCTCGGTGGATACCACGAAGCGGATCTGACAGTGCAGCATTTCTGGAAGGTATTGGAAGGGTTCGACCAGCGCATGCGCAAGGCTTTCCTCAAGTTTGTCACCAGCTCGCCCAATCCGCCGCTGCTCGGATTTAGTCAGCTGAACCCGCTGTTTGCGATCAGAAAGGCGGGCGATGATACGAGCAGGCTGCCGACGGCGAGCACGTGTGTAAACATGTTGAAGCTCCCCGATTATGCGGATGAACAGACGTGCGAAGATAAGCTCAGGTATGCGATCCAGAGCGAAGCTGGGTTTGATCTGTCCTGA
- a CDS encoding putative xylitol dehydrogenase codes for MAPVANTKSSVELSALKDNLILMATHKKELELIKSTPAAPGPGMALVHVRATGVCGSDVHFWKHAGLGPWKIESQCALGHESGGIVIAVGEGVDNVVPGDRVAIEPGVPCFKATCDFCRTGKYNLCPTVDFYSVPPKDGTLKRYHEHPAGWLHKVPDNMSYEEIALLEPLSVTLQATLQAEISLGTPVLITGAGPIGIVQLLCASAAGATPIVITDVVKDRLDFAQKIVPGTFTYQIDPKKSPLESATEICKVFSKASGKHIAQGERDVQPAITMECTGIESSIQTASYATAASGLVFVIGVGANLQQIPFMHLSTNEITLKFLFRYRDTWPRAIRLVSSGKIDVKQIVTSRFPLEKAKEAVEHAADRSKFSVKTIIYDDQE; via the coding sequence ATGGCTCCTGTTGCAAACACCAAATCTTCGGTGGAGCTCTCCGCTCTTAAGGACAATCTCATCCTCATGGCTACGCACAAAAAGGAGCTTGAGCTGATCAAATCCACACCTGCTGCTCCAGGGCCGGGAATGGCTCTGGTCCACGTTCGCGCTACGGGCGTGTGTGGTTCCGACGTGCACTTCTGGAAGCATGCCGGACTCGGACCTTGGAAGATCGAATCACAGTGCGCTCTAGGTCACGAATCTGGAGGAATCGTCATTGCGGTCGGTGAAGGCGTCGACAACGTGGTCCCTGGTGATCGCGTAGCCATTGAGCCTGGGGTTCCATGCTTCAAAGCTACGTGCGACTTTTGTCGTACAGGAAAGTACAATCTCTGCCCCACCGTCGACTTTTACTCGGTCCCTCCTAAGGATGGAACGCTCAAACGATACCACGAGCACCCAGCGGGCTGGCTGCACAAGGTTCCAGACAACATGTCGTACGAAGAAAttgcgcttctcgaacCTCTTTCGGTCACTTTGCAGGCTACACTTCAAGCCGAAATCTCGCTGGGAACGCCGGTGCTAATCACGGGAGCAGGTCCAATTGGAATCGTCCAGCTGCTGTGTGCAAGTGCTGCAGGTGCTACACCGATCGTCATCACTGACGTCGTCAAGGACCGACTCGATTTCGCCCAAAAGATTGTCCCTGGAACTTTCACCTATCAAATCGACCCCAAGAAATCTCCGCTCGAAAGCGCCACTGAGATCTGCAAGGTCTTCTCCAAGGCAAGCGGAAAACACATCGCCCAAGGTGAGCGTGACGTCCAACCCGCCATCACAATGGAATGCACCGGCATTGAAAGCTCGATCCAAACCGCTTCGTACGCCACCGCAGCCAGCGGCTTAGTCTTTGTGATTGGTGTAGGTGCCAACTTGCAACAAATTCCTTTCATGCACCTTTCCACCAACGAAATCACGCTCAAATTCTTGTTCAGGTACAGGGACACTTGGCCCAGAGCAATCAGATTggtcagcagcggcaagatCGATGTCAAGCAAATCGTGACCAGCCGCTTCCCGCTAGAAAAGGCAAAGGAGGCTGTAGAACATGCGGCGGATAGGTCCAAGTTTAGTGTCAAGACAATCATCTATGATGATCAGGAGTAG
- a CDS encoding uncharacterized protein (related to atp-dependent rna helicase) translates to MPLIHYSPQKKRYRQDGLASPNSPTAVSSNPSSPKKIKKSKYVNAPSHNLSSPSKTFFKPEVTRTPSHSAPSPPSRSTHAFTSNGSDGAAWIKDALKNVNQRITDSRAALPISSGKEAIVEAIRKHDTVVILGETGSGKTTQIPQFLFEAGFARHAPVQMIGVTQPRRVAATSLARRVAVEMGQPDPALLPNLKGKARTAAGGLVGYSIRFEDRTTRNTRVKFMTDGMVLREMIGDVAAGISSSASPNSTALQSNLLLKYSVLIIDEAHERTLRTDQVLGLAKRIQRERKALRYSWVARGKPSNEPEVSELKIIVMSATLDADRFANFFATPSTALANTMSIFDSKTITAANEKQQVPILYVKGRQHEVTMFHTDQPAQEWTDAALRTVLQIHVSRPPGDILVFMTGQEEIDTLARSLELYSSELPAWAEAEGKQLPMSLMIAPLYAALGPSASAKVFGPTPPRTRKVVLATNIAETSITIPGIVFVVDCGLAKEKVYTPGTAVETLQVQEISQSAARQRAGRAGRERAGECYRLYTQEAFKSLSLAGTPEIVRTDLAAAVLQLCAMGQDPYTFDWLDQPDRTGLQESVLQLIQLGALEIKTIPAQSQCKGEAEAKAVKPTAKLALTSIGSKMAMLPVSPSYSRSLIAAGERGPTVARQVRDLIAILSADRSILVEPSDPEKRDEANRAKATFIHPTGDHATLLSVLYSYLDESDKSRQMAKRRKGEANVDAKVVEREAKEQLKAWCSNHYVHEKAVKNVLHIRKQLQTICRQQNIVCDDDLDQRFDSTANHQQDKASESDSDSSSCSALIKQVDRSGLFVTRKFATPLSTHHSEEDTHFTGLRQSLLEGRIANAALKNASAPNTYKRITSSASSSAGMFKIHPSSTLHPSKMAREAPTRGPGTSKKMDAILFEELVFTTQTFARTVSVIEPGWLQEFAQRG, encoded by the coding sequence ATGCCCCTAATCCATTATTCACCACAGAAGAAGCGGTACCGACAAGATGGACTCGCTTCGCCAAACTCACCCACCGCCGTCTCGTCCAACCCATCGTCACCCAAGAAGATCAAAAAGAGCAAGTATGTCAATGCACCCTCTCACAACCTGTCAAGTCCATCCAAGACTTTCTTTAAGCCAGAAGTAACGCGCACGCCCTCTCATTCAGCGCCTTCGCCACCTTCTCGCAGCACGCATGCTTTCACTTCAAACGGGTCCGACGGCGCAGCATGGATCAAAGATGCACTGAAAAACGTCAATCAGCGCATAACCGATTCTCGGGCAGCTCTACCCATCTCTTCTGGAAAAGAAGCTATCGTAGAAGCGATCCGCAAGCATGACACGGTTGTCATTCTCGGCGAGACCGGTTCAGGCAAAACCACCCAGATCCCCCAATTCCTATTCGAAGCAGGTTTCGCACGCCACGCACCTGTCCAGATGATCGGTGTGACACAACCTAGACGAGTCGCTGCTACCTCACTTGCACGGCGTGTTGCAGTAGAGATGGGTCAGCCTGACCCTGCTCTGCTACCCAACCTCAAGGGCAAAGCACGAACAGCCGCAGGCGGCTTGGTTGGTTACAGCATTCGATTCGAGGATCGCACCACCCGCAACACGCGTGTCAAGTTCATGACCGACGGTATGGTGTTGCGAGAAATGATTGgtgatgttgctgctggtatATCTAGTTCGGCTTCTCCAAATTCGACCGCCTTGCAGTCCAacttgctgctcaagtATTCGGTGCTGATCATCGATGAGGCGCACGAAAGGACGCTTCGTACAGATCAGGTGCTCGGTCTTGCCAAAAGAATACAACGTGAACGCAAAGCGCTCCGTTACTCCTGGGTGGCACGTGGCAAGCCCTCAAACGAGCCCGAAGTGtccgagctcaagatcaTTGTCATGTCTGCCACCCTCGATGCCGACCGGTTCGCCAACTTCTTTGCTACGCCATCTACTGCCCTTGCTAACACCATGAGCATATTCGACTCCAAAACAATCACCGCAGCCAATGAAAAGCAACAAGTTCCCATCCTCTACGTCAAAGGCCGTCAACACGAGGTCACCATGTTTCACACCGACCAACCAGCGCAAGAATGGACTGACGCTGCTTTACGCACTGTTCTTCAGATCCATGTCTCGCGCCCGCCAGGCGACATTCTTGTCTTTATGACTGGTCAGGAAGAGATCGACACGCTCGCACGTTCTTTGGAGCTCTACTCGTCCGAACTACCTGCCTGGGCTGAAGCTGAGGGAAAGCAGCTTCCCATGTCGCTCATGATTGCTCCGCTCTATGCTGCTCTCGGCCCCAGTGCAAGTGCCAAAGTGTTTGGTCCCACACCACCTCGCACGCGCAAAGTTGTGCTGGCTACCAACATTGCCGAAACAAGTATCACGATTCCGGGTATCGTCTTTGTTGTCGACTGCGGTTTGGCGAAAGAGAAAGTTTACACACCGGGAACAGCAGTCGAGACGCTACAGGTGCAAGAGATCAGTCAGTCGGCGGCGAGGCagcgagcaggtcgagcggGTCGTGAACGTGCAGGAGAGTGCTACCGTTTGTACACGCAGGAGGCATTCAAGAGTCTTTCGCTTGCCGGCACTCCTGAGATCGTAAGGACAGATCTAGCTGCTGCCGTGCTCCAACTTTGCGCTATGGGTCAAGATCCATATACATTCGACTGGTTGGATCAACCCGATCGTACGGGCTTGCAGGAATCTGTCCTTCAGCTAATCCAGCTGGGCGCGCTCGAGATCAAGACCATCCCTGCTCAGTCACAGTGCAAAggcgaggccgaggcgAAAGCGGTAAAACCAACCGCCAAACTGGCTTTGACATCGATCGGTAGCAAGATGGCCATGCTTCCCGTATCACCATCCTACTCACgctcgctcatcgctgccgGTGAACGCGGTCCTACAGTAGCAAGACAGGTTCGTGACCTGATCGCGATCCTTTCCGCGGACCGGTCTATCCTTGTCGAGCCTTCCGACCCGGAAAAACGCGACGAGGCGAATCGAGCCAAAGCTACCTTCATCCATCCAACCGGTGACCACGCTACGCTGCTTAGCGTCTTGTATTCGTATCTTGACGAATCGGATAAATCACGTCAAATGGCCAAGAGGCGCAAGGGTGAGGCTAACGTTGATGCCAAGGTGGTAGAGCGCGAAGCCAAAGAACAGCTCAAGGCGTGGTGTAGCAATCACTACGTTCACGAGAAAGCGGTCAAGAACGTGCTGCATATTCGAAAGCAACTGCAAACGATTTGTCGACAGCAAAACATAGTGTGTGATGACGATCTCGATCAACGTTTCGATAGTACTGCAAACCACCAGCAAGACAAGGCATCGGAATCCGATTCAGACAgctcctcttgctcggcgcTGATCAAGCAAGTGGATAGAAGCGGACTCTTCGTCACTCGCAAATTCGCCACTCCCTTGTCCACACACCATTCCGAAGAGGATACCCACTTCACCGGTCTCCGTCAATCGCTTCTCGAAGGACGCATCGCCAACGCAGCCTTGAAAAACGCTTCCGCACCCAACACGTACAAGCGCATCACTTCGtccgcttcgagctcagcTGGCATGTTCAAGATCCACCCCTCATCCACGTTGCATCCTAGTAAGATGGCACGAGAAGCACCAACTCGCGGTCCAGGTACGAGTAAGAAGATGGACGCGATTCTCTTTGAAGAGCTCGTGTTCACAACCCAAACATTTGCTAGGACGGTCAGCGTTATCGAGCCTGGCTGGCTGCAGGAATTTGCTCAGCGTGGCTAG
- a CDS encoding putative mitogen-activated serine/threonine-protein kinase SLT2, protein MSAHPSNPHRTPYNVLNQTFLIDNAYAITKDLGQGAYGCVAAATHKGTGESVAIKKITNVFTKKILTKRALREIKLLRHFRGHKNITCLYDMDIIDPVGFNEVYLYEELMEADLHAIIRSGQPLSDAHFQSFIYQTLCGLKYIHSASVLHRDLKPGNLLVNADCELKICDFGLARGFETDPELAKQVGAGFMTEYVATRWYRAPEIMLSFQNYTTAIDIWSVGCILAELLGGRPIFKGRDYVDQLNQILHYLGTPSEETLRRVGSPRAQDYIRSLPYQPRIPFDRLYPQANPQALNLLERMLEFDPAKRISCEEALQHPYLSVWHDPADEPVCPRKFDFGFESVDEVQGMKTLILEEVRSFRTEVRRQARLMQQPKRQESLPIPSREDIQRSSPTEEGNPAYSVLGASAGIIQGATNSEHASGVLNDACVMEEPAESFERELMQAR, encoded by the coding sequence ATGTCGGCACATCCATCAAACCCACACCGTACACCGTATAACGTCCTCAATCAGACGTTCCTGATCGACAATGCCTACGCCATCACCAAGGACCTCGGCCAGGGTGCCTACGGTTGCGTAGCTGCTGCCACCCACAAGGGCACCGGCGAAAGCGTAGCTATCAAAAAGATCACCAACGTCTTCACCAAAAAGATCCTCACAAAACGTGCCTTACGAGAGATCAAACTTTTGCGTCACTTCCGCGGCCACAAAAACATCACCTGCCTATACGACATGGACATTATCGACCCCGTCGGCTTCAACGAGGTCTATCTCTATGAAGAGCTCATGGAAGCTGATTTGCATGCCATCATTCGATCCGGCCAGCCTTTGTCGGACGCTCACTTTCAGTCGTTCATCTATCAAACACTGTGCGGCTTGAAGTACATTCATTCCGCCTCGGTCTTGCATCGAGACCTCAAGCCCGGcaacttgctcgtcaacgccgACTGCGAACTCAAGATCTGCGATTTTGGCCTTGCACGTGGCTTCGAGACGGATCCGGAATTGGCCAAGCAGGTGGGCGCAGGTTTCATGACCGAGTACGTAGCAACTCGATGGTATCGTGCACCAGAAATCATGCTCAGCTTTCAGAACTATACCACAGCGATCGACATCTGGTCGGTTGGATGCATCCTTGCCGAGCTCTTGGGAGGACGACCGATCTTCAAGGGTAGGGACTACGTCGATCAGCTCAACCAGATTTTGCACTACTTGGGAACGCCGAGCGAAGAGACGCTCCGACGCGTTGGATCTCCGCGTGCACAGGACTACATTCGATCTCTACCTTATCAACCGCGCATTCCTTTCGATCGACTATATCCACAAGCCAACCCTCAGGCGCTGAACCTGTTGGAACGCATGCTCGAGTTCGACCCCGCCAAACGCATCTCCTGCGAAGAGGCACTGCAGCACCCATACCTGTCAGTATGGCATGACCCCGCTGACGAACCCGTCTGCCCGCGCAAGTTTGATTTCGGCTTTGAAAGCGTCGATGAAGTGCAAGGCATGAAGACGCTCATTCTCGAGGAAGTGCGTAGCTTCCGAACCGAAGTTCGACGTCAGGCCAGATTGATGCAACAACCAAAGAGGCAAGAGTCTTTGCCTATTCCAAGCAGAGAGGACATTCAGCGGAGCAGTCCAACCGAGGAAGGCAATCCGGCCTATTCGGTATTAGGTGCAAGTGCGGGCATCATTCAGGGTGCAACCAACTCGGAGCATGCCAGCGGCGTGCTCAATGATGCGTGTGTCATGGAGGAGCCTGCAGAGAGCTTTGAGAGGGAGTTGATGCAGGCAAGGTAA
- a CDS encoding uncharacterized protein (related to CAP1 - F-actin capping protein alpha subunit) yields the protein MSASTSTRLNEALSLLVQSPPGQTSQVYHDLRGILFDAESNSTDKIDDSSLQSAAAVALEEYNTQQLVTATLPDDASAVIICQAGQVADASATEVGVKRYLHAKLKKTFLFDHVKRTVSDVKDAPESVDAEVEATRAALEHALESYVKDRYPDGVSSVFAVSSMPVKDQVEFNQHVGTAAVENAKSTVENTANASDHDGAAIAQDASNKDDDQAQVKADAVDAVATVDTVSSSALTSTSAAPQATSRVKTTFAIHHVGNRFNLSNFWSGRWRASYTLDAHSTPRTLTCSITVQVHYFENGNVQLNAAKPRTFHLSANDDNLVHQVVSVIGAHEDAWQHALEHTYDELAESAFKALRRQLPLTRQKVDWDKVLNYKLRDQLARA from the coding sequence ATGTCCGCTTCAACCTCGACGCGGCTCAACGAGGCGCTTTCGCTTCTTGTCCAATCGCCGCCTGGCCAGACCTCGCAGGTGTACCACGATCTGCGCGGCATCCTGTTCGATGCGGAATCCAACTCTAccgacaagatcgacgactcgtcgctccaatcggctgcagctgtcgcGCTCGAGGAATACAacacgcagcagctcgtcaccGCCACTCTGCCGGACGATGCGTCGGCTGTTATCATCTGCCAGGCCGGTCAAGTGGCTGATGCCAGCGCGACCGAGGTGGGCGTCAAGAGGTATTTGCACGCTAAGCTCAAAAAGACGTTCTTGTTCGATCACGTAAAGAGGACAGTAAGCGATGTCAAAGATGCACCGgaaagcgtcgatgctgaggTGGAAGCCacgagagcagcgctggAACACGCGTTGGAGTCGTACGTCAAGGACAGGTATCCAGACGGCGTGAGCAGCGTATTTGCTGTCTCAAGTATGCCAGTCAAAGACCAAGTCGAATTTAACCAGCACGTCGGAACCGCGGCGGTGGAAAATGCAAAGTCGACAGTCGAGAACACGGCTAATGCCAGCGATCACGATGGCGCTGCTATcgctcaagacgcttccaacaaggacgacgaccaagcaCAAGTCAAAGCCGACGCAGTCGATGCTGTCGCCACAGTCGATACGGTCTCGTCGTCCGCTTTGACCTCAACGTCGGCTGCGCCTCAAGCCACGAGTCGAGTCAAGACCACGTTTGCGATCCACCATGTTGGAAATCGATTCAACCTCTCCAACTTCTGGTCTGGTCGATGGCGTGCATCGTATACGCTTGATGCGCACTCGACGCCTCGGACGTTGACTTGCTCCATCACGGTGCAGGTGCACTACTTTGAAAATGGAAATGTACAGCTCAACGCTGCCAAGCCACGCACGTTTCACCTCTcggccaacgacgacaactTGGTCCACCAAGTGGTGAGCGTGATCGGCGCACACGAGGACGCCTGGCAGCACGCACTCGAACACACTTACGACGAGTTGGCCGAATCAGCTTTCAAAGCTTTGAGGAGGCAGCTCCCGTTGACCAGGCAGAAGGTAGATTGGGACAAGGTACTCAATTACAAGCTGCGCGATCAATTGGCCAGAGCGTGA